The following are encoded in a window of Fusarium oxysporum f. sp. lycopersici 4287 chromosome 5, whole genome shotgun sequence genomic DNA:
- a CDS encoding alcohol dehydrogenase (At least one base has a quality score < 10) codes for MCSLAASQPLTHDATPVVDELKVKLNGYPSDLQTLKAPLPNPSLQVTADHNLKRVDAPVYAPKSGEVLLHIKATGICGSDVHFWKTGCIGSLVFEGDCIIGHEAAGVVIRVGEDVTDLKPGDRVAVEPGVPCGHFFLCKDGRYNLCEDVQFSGGLPLCRNSAAIQGHPAKWLHKYDKCLFRRGRPSRAPERRPPRHKLSPNHLGTPAVICGAGPIGLLALAAARASGAHPLVITDVEPKRLAFAKDFVPTAITYQVDISKSNEQNGKAVRKLFGETEYAQPRVVFECTGIESSVCSAAYMVRRGGVLMVVGVGRSIMNNLPFMHLSLAEIQLRFINRYKDTWPAGIACIEGGLIDAKKLVSHVFPLEQALEGLTLSADPKNGCIKVQIVDETETTYF; via the exons ATGTGTTCGCTGGCAGCCTCACAACCCCTCACCCATGATGCAACACCAGTAgttgatgagctcaaggtcaagctcaACGGCTATCCTAGCGATCTTCAAACTCTCAAGGCTCCCCTACCGAACCCATCCTTACAGGTCACGGCAGATCACAACTTGAAAAGAGTCGATGCGCCTGTGTATGCACCCAAGTCTGGCGAGGTTCTTCTTCACATCAAGGCCACTGGTATTTGCGG TTCTGATGTTCATTTTTGGAAAACAGGATGTATAGGTTCCCTTGTATTTGAGGGTGATTGTATCATTGGACATGAGGCCGCTGGTGTTGTGATTCGTGTTGGTGAGGATGTTACAGATCTCAAACCTG GCGACCGAGTGGCTGTTGAGCCTGGAGTTCCTTGCGGTCATTTCTTTCTGTGTAAAGACGGGCGATACAATCTCTGTGAAGATGTACAGTTCTCCGGGGGTCTACCCTTATGCAGGAACTCTGCAGCGATACAAGGTCATCCTGCCAAATGGCTTCATAAGTATGACAAA TGTCTCTTTCGCCGAGGGCGCCCTTCTCGAGCCCCTGAGCGTCGTCCTCCACGGCATAAACTCAGCCCCAATCACCTCGGAACGCCTGCTGTGATCTGTGGTGCTGGTCCTATTGGCCTTCTTGCTCTCGCCGCCGCGCGAGCTTCTGGAGCCCATCCCCTCGTCATCACGGATGTCGAACCCAAACGACTAGCTTTTGCAAAGGATTTCGTTCCCACAGCTATTACGTATCAAGTTGACATTAGCAAGAGCAACGAGCAGAATGGTAAGGCTGTGAGGAAGCTGTTCGGTGAGACAGAGTATGCTCAGCCTAGGGTTGTGTTTGAGTGTACCGGTATCGAAAGCAGTGTATGCTCCGCTGCGTATATGGTACGTCGTGGAGGTGTTCTCATGGTTGTCGGTGTTGGCAGGTCGATTATGAACAATCTGCCTTTCATGCATTTGTCTCTTGCTGAG ATTCAACTTCGATTCATCAACAGATACAAGGATACCTGGCCTGCAGGTATTGCGTGTATTGAGGGGGGCTTAATAGATGCGAAGAAGTTGGTATCGCATGTTTTTCCTCTGGAACAGGCTCTTGAAGGATTGACTTTATCGGCAGACCCTAAGAATGGGTGCATCAAGGTGCAAATTGTGGATGAGACCGAGACAACGTATTTTTAG